In Streptomyces sp. DG2A-72, one genomic interval encodes:
- a CDS encoding plasmid stabilization protein, translating into MPRGSSEKRERQYEHIKESARERGESPERAKEIASRTVNKERARSGEWKTASRTSTQDMSSGRRGGQRSGKGSQGPTYDQLYEEAKRRNIQGRSDMNKGELKRALGGK; encoded by the coding sequence ATGCCACGCGGTTCGAGCGAGAAGCGGGAACGCCAGTACGAGCACATCAAGGAGAGCGCCCGGGAACGCGGAGAGAGCCCCGAGCGCGCCAAGGAGATCGCCTCCCGGACGGTGAACAAGGAACGCGCCCGGTCCGGCGAGTGGAAGACGGCCAGCCGTACCTCGACCCAGGACATGTCGTCCGGCAGGCGGGGCGGCCAGCGGTCCGGCAAGGGCTCCCAGGGCCCCACCTACGACCAGCTCTACGAGGAGGCCAAGCGCCGTAACATCCAGGGCCGTTCGGACATGAACAAGGGCGAGCTGAAGCGGGCACTGGGCGGCAAGTGA
- a CDS encoding endonuclease V: protein MTTVPIPAGWPATEEQARAVQDELREQVVLDEPGPPPGSGQVTGVDVAYDDERDVVAAAAVVLDAARLDVVAEATAVGRISFPYVPGLLAFREIPTVLAALDALPCPPGLVVCDGYGLAHPRRFGLASHLGVLTGLPTIGVAKNPFTFAYDDPDAPRGSTSPLLAGTEEVGRALRTRDAVKPVFVSVGHRVSLDNACAHTLALSPAYRLPETTRRADALCRRALRDATP from the coding sequence ATGACGACCGTACCCATCCCCGCCGGCTGGCCCGCGACCGAGGAACAGGCCCGTGCCGTCCAGGACGAGTTGCGCGAGCAGGTGGTGCTCGACGAGCCCGGGCCGCCGCCCGGATCGGGGCAGGTGACCGGGGTCGACGTGGCCTACGACGACGAGCGGGACGTCGTAGCGGCCGCGGCCGTCGTGCTGGACGCGGCGCGTCTCGACGTCGTCGCCGAGGCCACCGCCGTCGGGCGGATCTCCTTCCCGTACGTGCCCGGCCTGCTCGCCTTCCGCGAGATCCCCACGGTCCTCGCCGCCCTCGACGCCCTGCCGTGCCCGCCGGGCCTGGTCGTCTGCGACGGCTACGGCCTTGCCCACCCCCGCCGCTTCGGCCTCGCCAGCCACCTCGGCGTCCTCACCGGCCTGCCCACGATCGGCGTCGCCAAGAACCCGTTCACCTTCGCGTACGACGACCCGGACGCCCCGCGCGGCAGTACGTCGCCGCTGCTCGCGGGAACCGAGGAGGTCGGCCGTGCCCTGCGCACCCGGGACGCCGTCAAGCCCGTCTTCGTCTCCGTCGGCCACCGGGTGAGCCTCGACAACGCCTGCGCGCACACCCTCGCGCTGAGCCCCGCATACCGTCTCCCGGAGACGACACGCAGGGCTGACGCGCTGTGCCGGAGGGCGCTGCGGGACGCGACGCCCTGA
- the mmpA gene encoding morphogenic membrane protein MmpA has product MTTRRAAHRAPKPLADPNRPVERAVNAALILAVLAGLGWIGGMIYTLLGWSL; this is encoded by the coding sequence ATGACGACACGCCGTGCCGCCCACCGTGCCCCCAAGCCCCTCGCCGACCCGAACCGACCGGTCGAGCGTGCCGTGAACGCCGCGCTGATCCTCGCCGTGCTGGCCGGGCTCGGCTGGATCGGCGGCATGATCTACACCCTGCTGGGATGGTCGCTCTAG
- a CDS encoding trans-acting enoyl reductase family protein, whose protein sequence is MTRLNRADRPYDIVLYGATGFVGVLTAEYLDAHAPEGLRWAIAGRNREKLERLRERLTGEVGVVQADVSDAAALRELAGHARVVATTVGPYVTYGEELVAACADAGTDYIDLSGEPEFVDLTYVRHDTRARETGARLVHACGFDSIPYDLGAYFTVRQLPQGVPLTVDAFVTADATFSGGTFASALNQFARARQMVAAARDRNRHEPRLVGRRATAPTGTPRFAGEVGAWAVPLPTIDAQIVRRSARALERYGPDFRYREYAAVRHLPVALGGVAFAGAMMAAAQLPAARRWLSSRLEPGDGPGPEKRAKSWFSVRFVGEGGGRRVFTEVAGGDPGYGETAKMFAESALCLAFDELPPTAGQVTTAVAMGDALTERLRGAGITFRVAATR, encoded by the coding sequence ATGACCAGGCTGAACAGGGCGGACCGTCCCTACGACATCGTGCTCTACGGCGCCACCGGCTTCGTCGGAGTCCTCACCGCCGAGTACCTCGACGCGCACGCACCCGAGGGTCTGCGCTGGGCGATCGCCGGGCGCAACCGCGAGAAGCTGGAGCGGCTCAGGGAACGGCTGACCGGCGAGGTCGGCGTGGTCCAGGCGGACGTGTCCGATGCGGCGGCGCTGCGTGAACTCGCCGGGCACGCGCGCGTGGTGGCGACGACGGTCGGCCCCTATGTGACGTACGGCGAGGAACTGGTCGCCGCCTGCGCGGACGCCGGCACCGACTACATCGACCTGAGCGGTGAGCCGGAGTTCGTGGACCTGACGTACGTCCGCCATGACACACGCGCGCGTGAGACCGGCGCGCGACTGGTACACGCCTGCGGTTTCGACTCGATCCCGTACGACCTGGGGGCGTACTTCACGGTCCGGCAGCTGCCGCAGGGGGTGCCGCTGACCGTCGACGCGTTCGTGACCGCCGACGCCACGTTCTCCGGCGGCACCTTCGCCTCGGCGCTCAACCAGTTCGCCCGTGCGCGCCAGATGGTGGCCGCCGCACGCGACCGGAACCGGCACGAGCCGCGCCTGGTGGGCCGTCGCGCGACCGCGCCGACGGGTACGCCCCGGTTCGCCGGGGAGGTCGGCGCCTGGGCGGTCCCGCTGCCCACCATCGACGCGCAGATCGTACGGCGGTCCGCGCGGGCCCTGGAGCGGTACGGACCTGACTTCCGCTACCGCGAGTACGCGGCCGTCCGGCATCTGCCGGTCGCGCTGGGCGGGGTCGCCTTCGCGGGTGCGATGATGGCGGCGGCCCAACTACCGGCCGCGCGGCGCTGGTTGTCCTCCCGGCTGGAGCCCGGGGACGGCCCCGGCCCCGAGAAGCGGGCGAAGAGCTGGTTCTCCGTGCGTTTCGTCGGCGAGGGCGGCGGCCGGCGGGTGTTCACCGAGGTCGCGGGCGGCGACCCGGGGTACGGCGAGACGGCGAAGATGTTCGCCGAGTCGGCCCTGTGCCTGGCGTTCGACGAACTTCCGCCGACGGCCGGGCAGGTCACGACGGCAGTGGCGATGGGCGACGCCCTGACCGAACGGCTGCGCGGGGCGGGGATCACCTTCCGGGTGGCCGCGACCCGCTGA
- a CDS encoding MmcQ/YjbR family DNA-binding protein has product MAVPRNALKKWEKVREFALGLPGAAEEFPWGETVAKVNKKVFVFMGVADGSYPMGITVKLKDDEAHAHALTCPGAEPAGYGLGKAGWVSIPLEQEGAPAAELLCDWVEESYRTIAPKKFIAELDER; this is encoded by the coding sequence GTGGCCGTGCCCAGGAACGCCCTGAAGAAGTGGGAGAAAGTGCGTGAGTTCGCGCTCGGCCTGCCCGGCGCCGCCGAGGAGTTCCCCTGGGGCGAGACCGTCGCGAAGGTCAACAAGAAGGTCTTCGTCTTCATGGGCGTCGCCGACGGCAGCTATCCGATGGGCATCACGGTGAAGCTCAAGGACGACGAGGCCCACGCCCATGCCCTGACCTGCCCCGGTGCCGAGCCCGCCGGGTACGGCCTGGGCAAGGCGGGCTGGGTGAGCATCCCCTTGGAGCAGGAGGGCGCCCCGGCGGCGGAGCTGCTGTGCGACTGGGTGGAGGAGAGCTATCGGACGATCGCGCCCAAGAAGTTCATAGCGGAGCTGGACGAGCGCTGA
- a CDS encoding CaiB/BaiF CoA-transferase family protein — MTTASHTPAPGPLGGVRVVELAGIGPGPFAAMLLADLGADVVRVDRPGGSGLAIDPAYDITNRNKRSVIVDLKSPDGPARVLDLAARADILIEGYRPSVAERLGVGPEACRARNPKLVYGRMTGWGQEGPLADRAGHDIAYIALTGTLGMIGDADSPPAVPANLIGDYAGGSLYLVVGVLAALHHARVTGTGQVVDAAIVDGAAHLASMIHGMFAAGGWQDRRGANLLDGGCPYYGTYETADGKSMAVGALEPQFYAEFLDLLGIEGHAGSRKDIARWGELREAVAARFKSRTRDEWTAVFAGSDACVAPVLSLREAPHHPHLAARGTFTDHGGITQPAPAPRFSATPTGVRTGPARPGADTADVARDWDVPDLMKGQE, encoded by the coding sequence ATGACGACGGCGTCACACACACCCGCACCGGGCCCGCTCGGCGGCGTCCGCGTGGTCGAGCTGGCCGGGATCGGGCCGGGCCCCTTCGCCGCCATGCTCCTGGCCGACCTGGGCGCCGACGTGGTCCGCGTGGACCGGCCCGGCGGCTCGGGCCTGGCGATCGACCCGGCGTACGACATCACCAACCGCAACAAGCGCTCGGTGATCGTCGATCTGAAGTCCCCGGACGGCCCCGCCCGCGTCCTCGACCTCGCCGCGCGCGCAGACATCCTCATCGAGGGCTACCGCCCCTCGGTCGCCGAGCGCCTCGGCGTCGGCCCCGAGGCCTGCCGGGCCCGCAACCCGAAGCTCGTCTACGGCCGCATGACCGGCTGGGGCCAGGAGGGCCCCCTCGCCGACCGCGCCGGTCACGACATCGCGTACATCGCGCTCACCGGCACCCTCGGCATGATCGGCGACGCGGACTCGCCCCCGGCCGTCCCAGCCAACCTGATCGGCGACTACGCGGGCGGCTCGCTCTACCTCGTCGTCGGTGTCCTCGCGGCCCTGCACCACGCGCGTGTGACCGGCACCGGCCAGGTCGTGGACGCCGCGATCGTGGACGGCGCCGCCCATCTCGCCTCGATGATCCACGGCATGTTCGCCGCGGGAGGCTGGCAGGACCGGCGCGGGGCCAACCTGCTGGACGGCGGCTGCCCCTACTACGGGACGTACGAGACCGCGGACGGGAAGTCCATGGCGGTCGGCGCCCTGGAACCGCAGTTCTACGCCGAGTTCCTGGACCTGCTCGGCATCGAGGGGCATGCCGGCTCCCGCAAGGACATCGCGCGCTGGGGCGAGCTGCGCGAGGCGGTCGCCGCCCGCTTCAAGTCCCGTACGCGGGACGAGTGGACGGCCGTCTTCGCGGGCTCCGACGCGTGCGTGGCGCCGGTCCTGTCGCTGCGCGAGGCCCCGCACCACCCCCACCTCGCCGCCCGCGGCACCTTCACCGACCACGGCGGCATCACCCAGCCCGCCCCCGCGCCCCGCTTCTCGGCGACGCCGACCGGCGTCCGCACCGGCCCCGCCCGACCGGGCGCCGACACGGCCGACGTGGCCCGCGACTGGGACGTACCCGACCTCATGAAGGGCCAGGAATGA
- a CDS encoding acyl-CoA dehydrogenase family protein, producing the protein MKRKIFAPEHEEFRATVRSFLAKEVLPHYEQWEKDGIVSRDAWRAAGKQGLLGFAVPEEYGGGGTSDFRYSAVLAEEFTRAGAPGLALGLHNDIIGPYLTGLATEEQKRRWLPGFCDGSLITAIAMTEPGAGSDLQGIRTHAEDRGDHWLLNGSKTFISSGILADLVIVVAKTTPEGGAHGLSLLVVERGMDGFERGRNLDKIGQKAQDTAELFFHDVRVPKENLLGDLNGAFVHLMTNLAQERLSIAVSGIAAAEHVLELTTEYVKEREAFGRPLAGLQHIRFEIAEMATECAVTRTFLDRCIEDHARGELDAVHASMAKWWATELQKRVADRCLQLHGGYGYMAEYPVARAFTDGRIQTIYGGTTEIMKEIIGRAVLG; encoded by the coding sequence ATGAAGCGGAAGATCTTCGCCCCGGAGCACGAGGAGTTCCGCGCGACCGTGCGCAGCTTCCTGGCCAAGGAGGTGCTGCCCCACTACGAGCAGTGGGAGAAGGACGGCATCGTCTCCCGCGACGCCTGGCGCGCGGCCGGAAAGCAGGGCCTCCTCGGGTTCGCCGTGCCGGAGGAGTACGGAGGCGGCGGCACGTCCGACTTCCGCTACAGCGCCGTCCTGGCCGAGGAGTTCACGCGCGCGGGCGCGCCCGGGCTCGCGCTCGGACTGCACAACGACATCATCGGCCCGTACCTCACGGGCCTGGCCACCGAGGAACAGAAGCGGCGCTGGCTGCCCGGCTTCTGCGACGGCTCGCTGATCACCGCGATCGCCATGACCGAGCCCGGCGCCGGATCCGACCTCCAGGGCATCCGGACGCACGCCGAGGACCGCGGCGACCACTGGCTGCTGAACGGCTCCAAGACGTTCATCTCCAGCGGCATCCTCGCCGACCTGGTGATCGTCGTGGCGAAGACGACACCCGAGGGCGGCGCGCACGGACTGTCGCTGCTCGTCGTCGAGCGTGGCATGGACGGCTTCGAACGCGGCCGCAACCTCGACAAGATCGGCCAGAAGGCCCAGGACACGGCCGAGCTGTTCTTCCACGACGTCCGCGTGCCCAAGGAGAACCTGCTCGGCGACCTCAACGGCGCCTTCGTGCACCTGATGACGAACCTCGCCCAGGAGCGCCTGAGCATCGCCGTCTCCGGGATCGCCGCCGCCGAGCACGTCCTGGAGCTCACCACGGAGTACGTCAAGGAGCGCGAGGCGTTCGGACGGCCGCTCGCAGGGCTCCAGCACATCCGCTTCGAGATCGCCGAGATGGCAACCGAGTGCGCAGTCACCCGAACCTTCCTCGACCGCTGCATAGAGGACCACGCACGCGGCGAGCTCGACGCCGTGCACGCCTCCATGGCCAAGTGGTGGGCGACCGAGCTGCAAAAGCGCGTCGCCGACCGCTGCCTCCAACTGCACGGCGGATACGGCTACATGGCCGAATACCCCGTCGCCCGGGCTTTCACCGACGGCCGTATCCAGACCATCTACGGCGGAACCACCGAGATCATGAAAGAGATCATCGGTCGTGCCGTCCTCGGCTGA
- a CDS encoding acetyl-CoA C-acetyltransferase, with amino-acid sequence MSTEAYVYDAIRTPRGRGKANGALHGTKPIDLVVGLIHEIQGRFPGLDPAAIDDIVLGVVGPVGDQGSDIARIAAVAAGLPDTVAGVQENRFCASGLEAVNMAAMKVRSGWEDLVLAGGVESMSRVPMASDGGAWFNDPMTNLAVNFVPQGIGADLIATIEGFSRRDVDEYAALSQERAATAWKEGRFARSVVPVKDRSGLVVLDHDEHLRPGTTADSLAKLKPSFADIGDLGGFDAVALQKYHWVEKIEHVHHAGNSSGIVDGASLVAIGSKEVGERHGLTPRARIVSAAVSGSEPTIMLTGPAPATRKALAKAGLTIDDIDLVEINEAFAAVVLRFVRDMGLSLDKVNVNGGAIALGHPLGATGAMILGTLVDELERQDKRYGLATLCVGGGMGIATIVERT; translated from the coding sequence GTGAGCACCGAAGCGTACGTGTACGACGCGATCCGCACCCCGCGCGGCCGCGGCAAGGCGAACGGCGCCCTGCACGGCACCAAGCCCATCGACCTCGTCGTCGGACTCATCCACGAGATCCAGGGCCGCTTCCCCGGCCTGGACCCGGCCGCCATCGACGACATCGTGCTCGGTGTCGTGGGCCCCGTCGGCGATCAGGGCTCCGACATCGCCCGGATCGCCGCGGTCGCCGCCGGGCTGCCGGACACGGTGGCGGGCGTACAGGAGAACCGCTTCTGTGCGTCGGGTCTGGAGGCCGTCAACATGGCGGCCATGAAGGTGCGTTCCGGCTGGGAGGACCTCGTCCTCGCCGGCGGCGTCGAGTCGATGTCCCGGGTGCCGATGGCCTCGGACGGCGGCGCCTGGTTCAACGACCCGATGACGAACCTGGCCGTGAACTTCGTGCCGCAGGGCATCGGCGCCGACCTGATCGCCACCATCGAGGGCTTCTCGCGGCGGGACGTCGACGAGTACGCCGCCCTCTCGCAGGAGCGGGCGGCCACGGCCTGGAAGGAGGGCCGCTTCGCGCGGTCCGTCGTCCCCGTGAAGGACCGCAGCGGCCTGGTCGTCCTCGACCACGACGAGCACCTGCGCCCCGGCACCACCGCCGACTCCCTTGCCAAGCTGAAGCCGTCCTTCGCGGACATCGGCGACCTGGGCGGCTTCGACGCCGTGGCGCTGCAGAAGTACCACTGGGTCGAGAAGATCGAGCACGTCCACCACGCGGGCAACTCCTCCGGCATCGTCGACGGCGCCTCGCTGGTCGCGATCGGCTCCAAGGAGGTCGGCGAGCGCCACGGGCTCACCCCGCGCGCCCGCATCGTCTCCGCCGCCGTCTCCGGCTCGGAGCCCACCATCATGCTCACCGGTCCCGCACCCGCCACCCGCAAGGCCCTGGCGAAGGCAGGCCTGACGATCGACGACATCGACCTGGTCGAGATCAACGAAGCCTTCGCGGCGGTCGTCCTGCGCTTCGTTCGGGACATGGGCCTGTCCCTCGACAAGGTCAACGTCAACGGCGGCGCGATCGCCCTCGGCCACCCGCTCGGCGCGACCGGCGCGATGATCCTCGGCACGCTCGTCGACGAACTGGAGCGCCAGGACAAGCGGTACGGCCTCGCCACGCTGTGCGTGGGCGGCGGCATGGGCATCGCGACCATCGTCGAGCG